A single region of the Sorghum bicolor cultivar BTx623 chromosome 7, Sorghum_bicolor_NCBIv3, whole genome shotgun sequence genome encodes:
- the LOC8086095 gene encoding agamous-like MADS-box protein AGL29: MVKGKSTKGRQRIEMKRIKGEEARQVCFSKRRPSLFKKASELSTLCGAEVAVVTFSPGGKCLSFGHPSTLSVADRFLAAHTLDGLTIGSDSHGTQGLTGSSQEMNQQVMELQKLMETEKRRKEMLVDAMDRESGGPVMQLLNANVSALGIHELEQLRKELCMVQDMVKEKSHEMLQDAMQTRRLPPQPPMHMAAMPWQVLSGDQRAGTMYTTVPSSSSGPCEGLHASSLLHCSHGGLGNYSNGQYGG, translated from the coding sequence ATGGTGAAGGGTAAGTCGACCAAGGGTAGGCAAAGGATTGAGATGAAGCGCATCAAAGGTGAGGAGGCACGGCAGGTATGCTTCTCCAAGCGACGCccaagcttattcaagaaggcTAGCGAGCTTTCCACCCTATGCGGTGCAGAGGTTGCTGTTGTCACGTTCTCCCCTGGTGGCAAATGCTTGTCATTTGGCCATCCCTCTACTTTGTCTGTTGCTGACCGCTTCCTTGCCGCGCATACTTTGGATGGCCTCACCATTGGAAGTGATAGCCATGGTACTCAAGGGTTGACCGGTAGTAGTCAAGAGATGAATCAGCAGGTTATGGAGTTGCAAAAATTAATGGAGACCGagaagaggaggaaggagatgcTAGTAGACGCTATGGATAGGGAGAGTGGGGGGCCTGTAATGCAACTGTTGAATGCCAATGTTAGTGCATTAGGGATACATGAGTTGGAGCAGTTGAGAAAGGAGCTTTGTATGGTACAAGACATGGTTAAGGAGAAGTCCCACGAGATGCTGCAAGATGCCATGCAAACAAGAAGGCTGCCACCACAACCTCCTATGCATATGGCAGCAATGCCCTGGCAAGTTTTGTCTGGTGACCAGAGGGCCGGAACCATGTATACCACTGTTCCCAGTTCGAGCAGTGGACCATGTGAAGGGCTTCACGCCAGCTCTCTGCTCCATTGTTCCCATGGTGGTCTTGGCAATTACTCTAATGGTCAATATGGAGGCTGA